Proteins encoded within one genomic window of Setaria italica strain Yugu1 chromosome IV, Setaria_italica_v2.0, whole genome shotgun sequence:
- the LOC111257063 gene encoding uncharacterized protein LOC111257063, with protein sequence MAAPWVILRRFLGVVPKQAEAENPAAISTALRAPPRVTILSVGPSARPEATRPDKVPYLIAADPTGLLICFTVGEAPSETVDLIVAREFLPPPGDPSRYPTTGSAEHIPRRPASMPATCNLRSVGLTPGLFAGDYVIAELQVGMRRAKLLRFFSRERLWIETDLPSPLSSMDREWAPSGVVAHEGRLWFLDLSWGLISCDPTTILPALRFHNLPPGRYIHEAKPFLHTIRCISVSNQMLRYVDIARDLDLDGRAAERKVVVWTGIPDPVSGDRDCSVRWLKTYEMSFKEIWNDPSYKDTQLPKMIPEIVLVNPRSPNVVYFFLRRSLFGVDVPAHRVVGFVKDAHKLVAPRCRRCVLPWDLAPSIANGNI encoded by the coding sequence ATGGCTGCGCCGTGGGTGATCCTACGCCGTTTTCTCGGCGTCGTCCCCAAGCAAGCGGAGGCGGAGAACCCCGCCGCTATCTCCACCGCGCtcagggcgccgccgcgggtcaCCATCCTGAGCGTGGGCCCGAGCGCCCGTCCCGAGGCCACCCGCCCCGACAAGGTGCCCTACCTCATCGCTGCCGACCCCACCGGCCTCCTGATCTGCTTCACCGTCGGCGAGGCCCCCAGCGAGACCGTCGATCTCATCGTGGCACGGGAGTTCCTCCCGCCTCCCGGGGATCCGTCTCGCTATCCGACCACGGGATCCGCCGAGCACATCCCCCGGCGCCCTGCGTCCATGCCCGCCACCTGCAACCTCAGGAGCGTCGGGCTCACTCCCGGGCTGTTCGCTGGCGACTACGTGATCGCGGAGCTCCAGGTCGGCATGCGCCGCGCCAAGctcctccgcttcttctcccGCGAGCGTCTTTGGATCGAGACGGACCTGCCCAGCCCCTTGTCCTCCATGGACAGGGAGTGGGCTCCCTCCGGCGTGGTCgcccacgaggggaggctctgGTTCCTCGACCTTTCATGGGGGCTCATCAGCTGCGACCCGACAACCATCCTGCCCGCCTTGCGCTTCCACAACCTCCCGCCGGGCCGCTACATCCATGAGGCCAAGCCGTTCCTCCACACCATCCGCTGCATCAGCGTGAGCAACCAGATGCTGCGGTACGTGGACATCGCCCGCGACCTTGATCTGGACGGCCGGGCCGCCGAAAGGAAGGTGGTCGTGTGGACGGGGATCCCTGACCCTGTTAGCGGCGACCGCGATTGCAGCGTCCGGTGGCTCAAGACGTACGAGATGAGCTTCAAGGAGATCTGGAACGACCCCAGCTATAAGGACACGCAGCTGCCGAAGATGATCCCTGAAATCGTGCTCGTGAACCCCAGGAGCCCCAACGTGGTCTACTTCTTCCTAAGGAGGAGCCTCTTTGGGGTCGATGTGCCTGCGCATCGGGTCGTGGGGTTCGTCAAGGATGCCCACAAGCTCGTGGCGCCGCGCTGCAGGCGCTGCGTCCTCCCTTGGGACCTAGCACCCTCCATTGCCAACGGTAATATATAA